In Planktothrix sp. FACHB-1365, the genomic stretch TTTTAGCCGAACTAGATCGACAGATTGCCACGACCGAATTAACGAGATTACAACAACAACTCACCTCCTTGAAAGCTGAACAAACTCAAAAACAAGGCTTAATTGAACGGATTTATTTAGAAGCACAAACTCAATCGGCGATCGCCACGGCTAAAATTCAAGCTCAACAGGCAAGTATTGAACGAGTAAAAAGCCAAATTGCCTGGAATCAACGGTTACTAAATCAACTCAATTTTGAAGCCAAAGTAACTCAAGAACGAGTTGAATCTTTACAACCCTTAAAAGCTGAAACTCAAACCCTAATTGAAAAATTACAGGAGGGAGAATTAGCGGCTCAAGAACGACTAGAACGGTTAAAACCCTTGTTAGAAAGTGGTGCTATTTCTAAAGACTTAGTGTTTCAAGCCGAACAAAATCTGCGGGAGCAACAACGAGCCATTGTTCAAGCGCAATTATCAGAAAAAAATAGTACCCAAGAACAGATTTTTCAAGCGGAACAAAGTTTCAGAGATCGGCAAAGATTAATCACCCAATCTCAAGGAGAATTACAACAATCTCAAGTTGAAATTGAACAATTGAATGCGGAATTAGCCCAAAGACAAGCGGAAGCGAAAACAATTCAAGTTGAAACCCAGCAAAAAATTCAACAAACTGAGTTAGAAGTGACGCAGTTGCAAGCTCAAATTAAAGACACTCAAAACTTGATCGCAACGGCTGAAGCAAAACTTCAAGAACGATACCTCTATTCCCCCGTTGATGGTATTGTTTCTACCTTGAATGTGTTTAATCAGGGAGAAGTGATTCAACCCGGACAAACCGTTGCTGAAATTACACCCAAAAATGCACCTCTGATTTTAACTGCCAGTCTCCCCAACGACAAAGCCGGATTTGTGAAAACCGGAATGTCGGTTAAAGTCAAATTTGATGCTTATCCTTATCAAAATTATGGGGTATTTGAAGGGACTGTTAACTCAATTTCACCCGATACTAAAATCGATCAAGGAGTTGGCCCTGTTTATAAATTAGAAATTGTGTTAAAAAAGGACTATGTTTTGCAACAGGAGCAGAAAATTCAGTTAAAACCCGGACAAACGGCTAGTGCGGATATTATCATTCGTCGTCGTCGGATTCTGGATATTCTGCTCAATCCGATTCTGCAATTGCAGAAAAATGGCATAGATTTGTAAAACACTACTTACAACTTAGGAGTAAAGGAAATGTCTGCTCAATATTCCTACAATAACTCGAAAGTCGCTAAAACCCTCAGTGAAGAACAATTTGAACAAATCCTAGATGCAATTCTATCGGGAAAATATTCTTGGGCTTGTGTTTTAATTCTTCGTTTTGCTGGGTATAATCCACTGCATTATATTCCGTATCGTACTTACAACCGACTGGCTAAAGATAATAATTCTAATTCTCAGCCTCCAACTAACACTGTTGCGGTTCAGTCCAGCCTTAAAACTAAGACCTCTGCTAATGTTACCCAAATTCGAGACTTAACTTATTTAGAACCCATCCCTGAAATGGGTGATGGCGTTTCGGGGGGATGTCGAAATTTCGATGATTCTGAACTCTTCTCTACCCATTGGAAAATGAACTAAACCCCAGACCCATTTTATTTTCTGTTTCCCGAAGTTTAAAATAATTTTTTTGAGTCTCCTGTTCAAAATTCTTTAAAAAACCACTTTTCTACATCTTTCCATTTTTTACAATCACCTGTGTTCAAACAGGTTTTTTTGTGAACATTCTTTAAAAAAATGCCATTATGGCAATAAGCATCCTGAAACTTAATTAAAATACTATTTGATGACCTTGAATAAAAT encodes the following:
- a CDS encoding HetP family heterocyst commitment protein yields the protein MSAQYSYNNSKVAKTLSEEQFEQILDAILSGKYSWACVLILRFAGYNPLHYIPYRTYNRLAKDNNSNSQPPTNTVAVQSSLKTKTSANVTQIRDLTYLEPIPEMGDGVSGGCRNFDDSELFSTHWKMN
- a CDS encoding HlyD family efflux transporter periplasmic adaptor subunit, producing MKPYQLFSCFKANLDHDPDPQLSITKEEEYLQDLQFSREEQEQIDQIYGGIGGSVSFPGVTPPLTDVVAKKSSHLSSFLAPKADWSSALQSLLDQPPASFPLQLMLGGFIFCVAFVAWGYFGTVDEVGQARGQLAPQGEVYKIHPVELGKVSQIPIKEGQTVKKGEVLAELDRQIATTELTRLQQQLTSLKAEQTQKQGLIERIYLEAQTQSAIATAKIQAQQASIERVKSQIAWNQRLLNQLNFEAKVTQERVESLQPLKAETQTLIEKLQEGELAAQERLERLKPLLESGAISKDLVFQAEQNLREQQRAIVQAQLSEKNSTQEQIFQAEQSFRDRQRLITQSQGELQQSQVEIEQLNAELAQRQAEAKTIQVETQQKIQQTELEVTQLQAQIKDTQNLIATAEAKLQERYLYSPVDGIVSTLNVFNQGEVIQPGQTVAEITPKNAPLILTASLPNDKAGFVKTGMSVKVKFDAYPYQNYGVFEGTVNSISPDTKIDQGVGPVYKLEIVLKKDYVLQQEQKIQLKPGQTASADIIIRRRRILDILLNPILQLQKNGIDL